Proteins encoded within one genomic window of Jiangella mangrovi:
- a CDS encoding TetR/AcrR family transcriptional regulator, translated as MNVKRRTQAERSATTRVALIEAAWRLFAAQGFAGVGTEAIVREAAVSRGALYHQFADKTELFAAVLDDVERDVAQHLAEVAGAQIEAGFEGAMLAAVEAWLEFCERPEIQRIVLVDGPSVLGWIRWREICQHHVLGLIRALLEQGIATGEVERQPVVPLSHALIAVADEAALYVASADDPAAARREMIDVARRLLSSLTTRARPSR; from the coding sequence ATGAATGTTAAGCGTCGCACCCAGGCGGAACGATCCGCCACCACCCGCGTCGCCCTGATCGAGGCGGCGTGGCGGCTCTTCGCTGCCCAGGGGTTCGCCGGAGTCGGCACCGAGGCGATCGTCCGCGAGGCCGCGGTCAGCCGCGGCGCGCTCTACCACCAGTTCGCCGACAAGACCGAGCTGTTCGCGGCGGTGCTCGACGACGTCGAGCGCGACGTCGCCCAGCACCTCGCCGAGGTCGCGGGCGCCCAGATCGAAGCCGGCTTCGAGGGCGCCATGCTGGCCGCGGTCGAGGCCTGGCTGGAGTTCTGCGAACGACCCGAGATCCAGCGCATCGTGCTCGTCGACGGCCCCTCGGTCCTGGGCTGGATCCGCTGGCGCGAGATCTGCCAGCACCACGTGCTGGGCCTGATCCGCGCCCTGCTCGAGCAGGGCATCGCCACGGGCGAGGTCGAGCGGCAGCCGGTGGTGCCGCTGTCGCACGCGCTGATCGCGGTCGCCGACGAGGCCGCGCTCTATGTCGCCTCGGCCGACGACCCCGCCGCAGCCCGCCGCGAAATGATCGACGTCGCCCGCCGGCTCCTCTCATCCCTCACGACCAGGGCGAGGCCAAGTCGGTGA
- a CDS encoding FAD-binding oxidoreductase, with translation MTTLDVSAVRTRFTGQVIVPGDTDYDTARGLFYGGTDSRPAVIIRPVDPTEVAGVVALAHETGLELAVRCGGHNPVGLSSVDGGIVLDLRQLRAIAIDVDERTVWAQTGLTAGDVTKAVAEHGLAVGFGDSATVGIGGITTGGGVGFLSRKYGMTIDNVLAAEVVTADGQILQVDAGSHPDLFWAIRGGGGNFGVVTRFKYRLHEVPGVTGGLLMLPATADVVHGFITEAAAAPEELSVIVNVMPAPPMPFVPAELHGSMVVFGLVCYAGPADEAEKVLAPIRALAEPIADMVRPITYPEMFMEEGDDDYHPTATARNLFTDQLDHALVTQILERLDTAPAPMRVTQFRPLGGAVSRVADDATAYSHRGRPFMVNVAAFLDGPDTKAEREQWVLDTSALIANGEPGAYVNFLAEDGAERAREAWPAGTWERLTQVKRQYDPGNLFRRNVNIPPA, from the coding sequence ATGACCACCCTCGACGTCTCCGCAGTGCGCACGCGCTTCACCGGCCAGGTCATCGTGCCTGGCGACACCGACTACGACACCGCTCGCGGTCTCTTCTACGGCGGCACCGACAGCCGGCCGGCCGTCATCATCCGCCCCGTCGACCCCACCGAGGTGGCCGGCGTCGTCGCCCTCGCTCACGAGACCGGCCTCGAGCTGGCCGTGCGCTGCGGCGGCCACAACCCGGTCGGCCTCAGCAGCGTCGACGGCGGCATCGTCCTCGACCTGCGCCAGCTGCGCGCCATCGCCATCGACGTCGACGAGCGCACGGTGTGGGCACAGACCGGCCTGACGGCGGGCGACGTCACCAAGGCGGTCGCCGAGCATGGCCTGGCCGTCGGCTTCGGCGACAGCGCCACGGTCGGCATCGGCGGCATCACCACCGGCGGCGGGGTCGGCTTCCTGTCCCGCAAGTACGGCATGACCATCGACAACGTGCTCGCCGCCGAGGTCGTCACCGCCGACGGCCAGATCCTGCAGGTCGACGCCGGCAGCCATCCGGACCTGTTCTGGGCCATCAGGGGCGGCGGCGGCAACTTCGGCGTCGTCACCCGGTTCAAGTACCGGCTGCACGAGGTGCCAGGCGTCACCGGCGGCCTGCTCATGCTCCCGGCCACCGCCGACGTCGTGCACGGCTTCATCACCGAGGCGGCCGCGGCGCCCGAGGAGCTGTCGGTCATCGTCAACGTCATGCCGGCGCCGCCCATGCCGTTCGTCCCGGCCGAGCTGCACGGCTCCATGGTGGTGTTCGGGCTGGTCTGTTACGCCGGACCGGCCGACGAGGCCGAGAAGGTGCTGGCGCCCATCCGCGCCCTCGCCGAGCCCATCGCCGACATGGTGCGGCCCATCACCTACCCCGAGATGTTCATGGAAGAGGGCGACGACGACTACCACCCGACGGCGACGGCCCGGAACCTCTTCACCGACCAGCTCGACCACGCCCTGGTCACGCAGATCCTCGAGCGCCTCGACACCGCGCCGGCGCCCATGCGCGTCACGCAGTTCCGGCCGCTCGGCGGGGCCGTCTCCCGCGTCGCCGACGACGCCACGGCCTACTCCCACCGCGGCCGGCCGTTCATGGTCAACGTCGCCGCGTTCCTCGACGGTCCCGACACCAAGGCCGAGCGCGAGCAGTGGGTGCTCGACACCTCGGCGCTGATCGCCAACGGCGAGCCCGGGGCGTACGTCAACTTCCTCGCCGAGGACGGCGCCGAGCGGGCCCGCGAGGCCTGGCCTGCCGGCACCTGGGAACGGCTCACGCAGGTCAAGCGGCAGTACGACCCCGGCAACCTGTTCCGCCGCAACGTCAACATCCCGCCGGCCTGA
- a CDS encoding M48 family metalloprotease — MSTTRRYRNGLKTAVLLGLLTGLILTVGYWLGGMTGLVIATVLSLAMNAGSYFWSDRLALRAMGARPVTPAQAPELYAMVHELATADGRPMPRLYVSPVAQPNAFATGRNPEHAAVAVTEGILRLLTPRELRAVLAHELSHVYNRDILISSVAAALAGIVTAVANLAIFIPLGSDDDDGPNPLAALLMLFLAPFAAGLIQLAVSRSREYEADADGARLSGDPLALASALAKIERGARALPLPADPAIASKAHLMIANPLAGGGMASLLRTHPPTADRIRRLQSMAGTPALR, encoded by the coding sequence ATGTCCACCACACGCCGTTATCGCAACGGTCTCAAGACCGCCGTCCTGCTCGGCCTGCTCACGGGTCTCATCCTGACCGTGGGCTACTGGCTCGGCGGCATGACGGGGCTCGTCATCGCCACCGTGCTGTCGCTGGCGATGAACGCGGGCTCCTACTTCTGGTCCGACAGGCTCGCGCTGCGGGCCATGGGCGCGCGGCCGGTCACACCCGCGCAGGCGCCCGAGCTGTACGCCATGGTGCACGAGCTGGCCACCGCGGACGGCCGGCCCATGCCGCGTCTGTATGTCAGCCCGGTGGCGCAGCCCAACGCGTTCGCCACCGGCCGCAACCCCGAGCACGCCGCCGTCGCCGTCACCGAGGGCATCCTGCGGCTGCTCACCCCGCGTGAGCTGCGTGCCGTGCTGGCGCACGAGCTGTCGCACGTCTACAACCGCGACATCCTCATCTCCAGTGTGGCCGCCGCACTGGCGGGCATCGTCACCGCCGTCGCCAACCTCGCCATCTTCATCCCGCTGGGCTCCGATGACGACGACGGCCCCAACCCTCTGGCGGCGCTGCTCATGCTGTTCCTCGCGCCGTTCGCGGCCGGGCTGATCCAGCTCGCCGTCAGCCGCAGTCGCGAGTACGAGGCCGACGCCGACGGTGCGCGGCTGTCCGGTGACCCGCTCGCCCTGGCCAGCGCGCTGGCGAAGATCGAGCGCGGCGCCCGGGCGCTGCCCCTGCCCGCCGACCCGGCCATCGCCTCGAAGGCGCACCTGATGATCGCCAACCCGCTGGCCGGTGGCGGTATGGCCAGCCTGCTGCGCACCCACCCGCCGACGGCCGACCGGATCCGCCGCCTCCAGTCCATGGCAGGAACACCCGCCCTGCGCTGA